One stretch of Microvirga lotononidis DNA includes these proteins:
- a CDS encoding ABC transporter permease subunit — translation MVERSPILTMICHLVLLGGIVLVCLPLYFAFIAGSLTMEEVQQVPMPWLPGGHFLENLATAWIKADFGQLLLNSFIVAIGITIGKVAISLLSAFAITYFRFRFRILAFWLIFTSLMLPVEVRIVPTYEAVANAALPIQWMADFLNIQGLWEWISGSRIEITLEWNMLNTYQGLILPLVASASATFLFRQFFLTVPEELLEAARLDGASAMRFFWTILLPLSRSNIIALSIILFLYGWNQYLWPLLFTTEKDMATAVIGVKHLIPRSDTEPAWNVAMSGALLVMLPPVLVVLIMQRWFVRGLVDSSK, via the coding sequence ATGGTCGAACGCTCCCCCATTCTCACGATGATTTGCCATCTGGTCCTCCTCGGTGGCATCGTGCTGGTCTGTTTGCCTCTCTACTTCGCATTCATCGCCGGCTCGCTGACGATGGAGGAGGTGCAGCAGGTGCCGATGCCGTGGCTGCCCGGGGGGCACTTCCTGGAGAACTTGGCGACCGCATGGATCAAAGCGGATTTTGGACAACTCCTCCTGAACTCCTTCATCGTGGCGATCGGCATTACGATCGGAAAAGTGGCAATCTCTCTCCTGTCCGCATTTGCAATTACTTATTTCAGATTCCGGTTCCGTATTCTTGCTTTCTGGCTGATCTTCACGTCGCTCATGCTGCCGGTCGAGGTGCGGATCGTGCCGACCTACGAGGCGGTTGCGAATGCGGCGCTGCCGATCCAATGGATGGCCGATTTCCTGAACATCCAAGGGCTCTGGGAGTGGATATCCGGTAGCCGGATCGAGATCACTCTCGAATGGAACATGCTGAATACCTATCAGGGGCTGATCCTGCCGCTAGTCGCCTCGGCATCCGCTACCTTCCTGTTCCGGCAGTTCTTCCTTACCGTTCCCGAGGAGCTTCTGGAGGCGGCTCGCCTTGACGGCGCATCGGCCATGCGCTTCTTCTGGACGATCCTGCTGCCGCTCTCGCGGTCCAACATCATCGCCCTGTCGATCATCCTGTTTCTCTACGGGTGGAACCAGTATCTCTGGCCGCTGCTCTTCACGACCGAGAAGGACATGGCGACCGCCGTCATCGGCGTGAAGCACCTCATCCCGCGTTCCGACACGGAGCCGGCCTGGAACGTGGCGATGAGCGGTGCGCTCCTGGTGATGCTCCCGCCTGTTCTGGTAGTCCTCATCATGCAGCGCTGGTTCGTGCGGGGCCTCGTCGACAGCAGTAAGTAA
- a CDS encoding glycerophosphodiester phosphodiesterase family protein, protein MVMIIGHRGARNLWPENSLEGFRRLAELGVEGVEFDVHLTADGELAVIHDPTLERTTMGSGPVGARTLAELQATPLRDGRECVPSLDQVLKVLGGSSLELHIELKTNAVGRAYAGMEAKVLEAVRRHGLETRSILTCFMLEVLETVRRLEPTIPVLASVDRRSCEMLGGLDRAIDRLKAIPEIYVAVEKSLLIHTMQEFTAAFGSNRLGAWVPNEDADLRYWLSQPVRQITTDGPDLAVRLRSELEST, encoded by the coding sequence ATGGTCATGATCATCGGTCATCGCGGGGCGCGCAATCTGTGGCCTGAGAACAGCCTGGAAGGATTCCGCAGGCTCGCAGAGCTTGGCGTAGAGGGCGTCGAGTTCGATGTGCACCTGACTGCGGACGGTGAGCTCGCGGTGATTCACGATCCGACGCTCGAACGGACCACGATGGGATCCGGTCCCGTGGGCGCTCGGACCCTGGCGGAACTCCAGGCAACTCCCCTGCGCGACGGTCGGGAATGCGTCCCGAGTCTTGATCAGGTCCTGAAAGTGCTCGGAGGCAGCTCGCTTGAACTCCACATCGAGCTGAAGACCAATGCCGTTGGACGTGCCTATGCCGGCATGGAGGCCAAGGTCCTGGAGGCCGTGCGCCGGCATGGCCTCGAGACAAGATCGATCTTGACCTGTTTCATGCTGGAGGTGCTCGAGACCGTTCGCCGGCTCGAGCCCACTATTCCGGTGCTGGCCTCCGTCGATCGCCGTTCCTGCGAGATGCTGGGAGGGCTGGATCGAGCCATCGATCGTCTCAAGGCCATTCCGGAGATCTATGTGGCGGTTGAAAAGTCCCTGCTGATCCACACCATGCAGGAGTTCACCGCGGCATTCGGTTCCAATAGGCTCGGCGCGTGGGTGCCGAACGAAGATGCCGATCTGCGCTACTGGTTGAGCCAGCCCGTTCGGCAAATCACGACCGATGGTCCTGATCTTGCAGTGCGGCTGAGGTCAGAACTTGAGAGCACTTGA
- a CDS encoding LuxR C-terminal-related transcriptional regulator: MTGKIICLRCRRKQGSHLRPRPPASAPILSPEEAHVLCLVASGETSRDIARALSVSDGAVRQHVKSLLYKARALTTSPRAVSSYGSVESQRRS, from the coding sequence ATGACAGGTAAAATTATCTGCCTTCGCTGCAGACGAAAGCAGGGATCTCATCTGCGGCCCAGGCCACCCGCATCCGCTCCGATCCTCTCCCCGGAAGAGGCTCACGTCCTATGCTTGGTCGCAAGTGGTGAAACGAGCCGCGACATCGCACGGGCGCTATCGGTGAGTGACGGCGCCGTCAGGCAGCACGTCAAGTCACTGCTCTATAAGGCACGAGCCCTAACTACGTCGCCCCGCGCAGTTTCGTCATATGGATCCGTCGAGTCTCAGCGTCGCTCCTGA
- a CDS encoding helix-turn-helix domain-containing protein yields the protein MSGLPSFSFVGSAASSAEEAFWTWRSITSPLFDISIPDSRAVDAFQVNVDSYHLGPLVFGSVSANAQRFHRSPLTIARSGVDHYLVQLYTHGGYAGEVEGRAIEVRSGDISILDLSQTVRTQAERFHNLNCIVPRSMLEPLVRYPDGLHGTVLSGQTGLGHVLATYMQTIHKTANSLSAEDGAAISEATASLIAGCFGPSAESRETVATAKRGALLLTVKRYIEANLADPGLTVEGITREFHVSRATLVRMFEPLGGLSGYIRERRMLRCFAELTSPSPSHRSIADLSYSWGFGNEAAFSRAFRRMFDMSPREARAEGTLAQVAVQRYRSGSTGPIVAQWIRDLRV from the coding sequence ATGTCCGGTCTGCCGTCCTTTTCCTTCGTCGGATCTGCGGCCTCATCCGCCGAAGAGGCTTTCTGGACGTGGCGCAGCATAACCTCTCCCCTGTTCGATATATCGATCCCTGACTCACGAGCAGTCGATGCCTTCCAGGTGAACGTCGATAGCTACCATCTCGGCCCTCTCGTCTTTGGGAGCGTGAGCGCAAACGCTCAGCGGTTTCATCGCTCTCCGCTCACGATCGCCCGCAGCGGTGTCGATCATTATCTCGTCCAGCTTTACACACATGGCGGCTATGCTGGGGAAGTGGAAGGCCGTGCCATCGAGGTCAGGTCAGGCGATATCAGCATCCTCGACCTGTCGCAGACCGTGCGGACACAGGCCGAGCGCTTCCACAATCTGAACTGCATCGTGCCGAGATCCATGCTGGAACCACTGGTCAGATATCCCGACGGTCTGCACGGTACCGTTCTGTCCGGCCAGACGGGGCTCGGCCATGTCCTTGCCACCTACATGCAGACGATTCATAAAACGGCCAACTCGTTGAGTGCGGAGGATGGGGCAGCCATCTCCGAGGCGACGGCAAGCCTAATCGCCGGCTGCTTCGGCCCCTCGGCTGAATCACGGGAGACGGTCGCAACGGCCAAGAGAGGCGCCCTTCTCCTGACCGTTAAGCGTTACATCGAAGCGAACCTGGCCGATCCAGGTCTGACGGTCGAAGGCATAACCCGAGAGTTCCATGTGTCGCGAGCAACCCTCGTCCGAATGTTCGAACCTCTCGGCGGACTAAGCGGCTATATCCGGGAGCGCCGCATGTTGCGCTGCTTTGCCGAACTGACCTCTCCCTCCCCTTCGCACCGCTCGATAGCGGATCTCTCGTATTCGTGGGGCTTCGGAAATGAAGCAGCCTTCAGCCGGGCGTTCCGGCGCATGTTCGACATGTCGCCTCGGGAGGCTCGCGCTGAAGGGACGCTGGCTCAGGTCGCTGTCCAGCGCTACAGATCTGGCTCGACCGGGCCGATTGTGGCCCAGTGGATCCGCGATCTGCGGGTGTGA
- a CDS encoding response regulator, whose product MAPMLSPWTWPKPAKTPAFKSLRQRVLVVEDELIIGELAAEALTDAGYEVFTAASAEEAAIILRDMSVDILFTDIDLGGQDGFELAQTALSLQPFLSLVFTSGRSRIYHGRCASVGVPFLVKPYRLTELVETVQRASTARSKQ is encoded by the coding sequence ATGGCTCCAATGCTGTCCCCTTGGACTTGGCCCAAGCCGGCGAAGACACCAGCCTTCAAATCCTTGCGTCAGCGCGTTCTCGTCGTCGAGGACGAGTTGATCATCGGAGAGCTTGCTGCGGAGGCGCTCACCGATGCGGGCTACGAGGTCTTCACAGCGGCCAGCGCCGAGGAGGCCGCAATCATTCTACGAGATATGTCAGTGGATATTTTGTTCACCGACATCGATCTGGGTGGTCAAGATGGCTTCGAATTGGCGCAGACCGCTTTGTCCCTTCAGCCGTTCCTATCGCTTGTCTTCACCTCCGGCCGCTCTCGGATCTATCACGGCCGGTGCGCATCGGTGGGCGTGCCTTTCCTCGTCAAGCCTTATCGCCTCACCGAGTTGGTGGAGACGGTCCAGCGTGCCTCGACGGCGAGATCAAAGCAGTGA
- a CDS encoding LacI family DNA-binding transcriptional regulator, producing the protein MDAEQAPPEASSDREDHLKRDRTTRSFVTSEDVARLAGVSRSAVSRTFTPGASVSADVRHRVQEAAKTLGYRVNRLARSLISDQSNLVGVVGANLSLPFMARQLDELSRELLKRGMQCLLLNAAEAEQGIAPLIELILEFRVRAIVVMSGSPPSSIIDECMANGVRVILVNRQADDTEADTIISDDLSGARLAAERLLRAGCGRIGVVGSGVRTPTQIRRRGAFVDRVREAGIEPAVWASGGTAYETGMDAARGLLSTHDLDGVFCVTDLMALGFLDGAREMGRRVPDDLSIIGFDDIQQSAWAAYRLTTIRQSMSDLTDSVLAAIERKMTGERGDLAHEVLPVELVERATVRSTS; encoded by the coding sequence ATGGACGCGGAGCAAGCCCCACCAGAGGCCTCTTCGGATCGCGAAGACCATCTGAAACGTGACCGCACAACGCGAAGCTTCGTGACGTCGGAGGACGTAGCGCGGCTCGCCGGCGTCTCCCGATCGGCCGTTTCACGGACCTTTACGCCCGGCGCCAGCGTCTCGGCCGATGTGAGGCATCGCGTTCAGGAGGCGGCCAAAACCCTTGGATATCGAGTCAATCGCTTGGCGCGGAGCCTGATCAGCGATCAGTCCAATCTGGTCGGGGTCGTCGGCGCCAACTTGTCCTTGCCCTTCATGGCACGCCAGCTCGACGAGCTGAGCCGGGAGCTTCTGAAGCGCGGGATGCAATGCCTGCTCCTCAATGCCGCCGAGGCGGAGCAGGGGATCGCACCGCTGATCGAACTCATCCTGGAGTTCCGGGTCCGGGCCATCGTGGTGATGTCGGGTTCGCCTCCGTCGTCGATCATCGACGAGTGCATGGCCAACGGCGTGCGGGTGATCCTGGTCAATCGACAGGCGGACGATACCGAAGCCGATACGATCATCAGCGATGATCTCAGTGGGGCCCGCCTTGCGGCCGAGCGCCTGCTCCGCGCGGGTTGCGGACGGATCGGCGTCGTCGGAAGCGGAGTTCGGACGCCGACCCAGATCCGCCGCCGCGGTGCTTTCGTGGACCGCGTCAGGGAAGCCGGGATAGAGCCGGCTGTCTGGGCCTCGGGCGGGACTGCCTACGAGACCGGGATGGACGCCGCCAGGGGCCTGCTTTCCACCCATGACCTCGATGGTGTCTTCTGCGTCACGGACCTCATGGCTCTAGGCTTCCTCGATGGCGCGCGCGAGATGGGGCGGCGCGTTCCCGACGATCTGTCGATCATCGGCTTCGACGACATCCAGCAATCGGCATGGGCCGCCTATCGCCTGACCACGATCAGGCAGTCGATGAGCGATCTCACGGACTCCGTGCTGGCGGCGATCGAGCGGAAAATGACCGGGGAGAGGGGTGACCTCGCGCATGAGGTTCTCCCTGTCGAACTCGTCGAGCGAGCGACCGTCCGCTCCACCTCCTGA
- a CDS encoding ABC transporter permease, with protein sequence MTSSAAPVQTPSRVPSVRAVVGHLWHSFTQPERLLGILLAIVLAGLVLVPLFELIRETLTVQPYDRAYLPKAQPGEFTWFHYERVFAGRLSWAIFYKPFFNSLITAFTATIICLAFGAGFAWLIVRTNIPFRNFLHTLVMIPYMLPSWVMALAWITFFKNDRIGGASGAFAYFFGVQPPDWIAYGPIPIIICLSLHYYVYAYLSVSSSITSVDSQLEEAGAMAGLSRLKQFLWITAPLLLPAIGSAVVMTFIRVVGSFGTPAVLGMPVRYYVLPTQIYAAMGTRNAGDGFLLALVLVVLACLFIFINQRLIGVRKSFVTLSGKGFRSKEIDLGAWRWPLFILIMLLMTAAVAFPLVLLVLQSLIKTAGNYSLGNLTLHYWIGGGGEGVDQLQAALVDNGNIIDATWNSLKLAFLTAMTTGIFGFLIGYVVVRTRGSLTSRTLEMVAFLPYIFPALAFGAIYIGMFARPFGPIPALYGTFALLVLICSVKTLPFTSRTGIAALLQIDKSLEEAARVQGIGWFRRMIRIIVPIAAGGLLSGMLLSFISIMRELSLIILLVTPSTNVLAGVIYNYQNQDMPQLVGVATVLLVAIVIAVNLVVRAVSTKTRVGAV encoded by the coding sequence ATGACGAGTTCGGCGGCACCGGTGCAGACCCCATCGCGCGTCCCCTCGGTAAGAGCCGTCGTGGGGCACCTCTGGCATTCCTTCACCCAGCCCGAACGCCTGTTGGGTATTCTCCTCGCCATCGTGTTGGCTGGATTGGTTCTCGTGCCGCTGTTCGAGCTGATCCGGGAGACTTTGACTGTCCAGCCCTATGACCGCGCGTACTTGCCGAAGGCCCAGCCGGGCGAGTTCACGTGGTTTCACTACGAGCGCGTCTTCGCCGGTCGCCTCTCCTGGGCGATTTTCTACAAGCCGTTCTTCAACTCTCTCATCACGGCATTCACCGCCACCATCATCTGCCTTGCTTTCGGCGCAGGCTTCGCCTGGCTGATCGTACGCACGAACATCCCGTTCCGGAATTTCCTGCATACATTGGTGATGATCCCCTACATGCTTCCGTCGTGGGTCATGGCACTAGCCTGGATCACGTTCTTCAAGAACGACCGCATCGGCGGGGCCTCGGGCGCCTTTGCATATTTCTTCGGCGTGCAGCCGCCGGACTGGATCGCCTATGGTCCAATCCCGATCATCATCTGCCTGTCGCTGCATTACTACGTCTACGCCTACCTCTCGGTGTCGAGCTCGATCACAAGCGTCGACAGTCAGCTCGAGGAGGCGGGAGCGATGGCAGGACTTTCTCGTCTGAAGCAGTTCCTGTGGATCACGGCTCCGCTGCTGCTGCCCGCCATCGGCTCCGCCGTGGTGATGACGTTCATCCGAGTGGTTGGATCGTTCGGGACGCCCGCCGTGCTCGGCATGCCGGTGCGCTATTACGTGCTGCCGACGCAGATCTATGCCGCCATGGGAACCCGCAATGCGGGCGATGGCTTTCTCCTCGCTCTGGTGCTCGTCGTTCTCGCGTGCCTGTTCATCTTCATCAACCAGCGCCTCATCGGCGTCCGCAAGAGCTTCGTGACCTTGTCCGGCAAGGGCTTCCGCAGCAAGGAGATCGATCTTGGGGCATGGCGGTGGCCGCTCTTCATCTTGATCATGCTGCTCATGACGGCGGCTGTCGCGTTCCCGCTCGTCCTGCTGGTTCTGCAATCGCTGATCAAGACGGCAGGCAATTATAGCCTGGGCAATCTGACCCTGCATTACTGGATCGGCGGCGGAGGCGAGGGTGTCGATCAGCTGCAGGCAGCGCTTGTCGACAACGGCAACATCATCGATGCCACCTGGAACAGTCTCAAGCTCGCGTTCCTCACGGCCATGACGACAGGCATTTTCGGGTTCCTCATCGGCTATGTCGTGGTCAGGACCCGCGGCTCGCTCACCTCGCGTACGCTCGAGATGGTGGCCTTCCTGCCTTACATCTTTCCGGCTCTCGCCTTCGGGGCGATCTATATCGGCATGTTCGCCCGCCCGTTCGGGCCGATCCCCGCTCTCTACGGCACCTTCGCGCTGCTCGTCCTGATCTGCTCCGTCAAGACGCTGCCCTTCACCTCGCGCACGGGAATCGCCGCGCTGCTGCAGATCGACAAGTCGCTGGAGGAGGCGGCGCGCGTCCAAGGTATCGGCTGGTTCCGCAGGATGATCCGGATCATCGTGCCCATCGCTGCCGGCGGACTTCTCTCCGGCATGCTTCTTAGCTTCATCAGCATCATGCGCGAGTTGTCGCTCATCATTCTTCTCGTCACGCCTTCGACGAACGTGCTCGCAGGCGTCATCTACAACTACCAGAACCAGGACATGCCGCAGCTTGTCGGCGTCGCCACTGTGCTGCTCGTCGCCATCGTGATTGCGGTCAACCTGGTCGTCCGTGCCGTGTCAACGAAGACGCGGGTCGGAGCTGTCTGA
- a CDS encoding ABC transporter substrate-binding protein → MTPTFRSAGAWLAAGALTLALAAPALAQKSDPKWDAWLQKSQLGPYQKNENWDEVIANAKKEGEVVVYSSTGTMLKVAEDFGKFYPDIKVKAYDLGSEKTIEKVVREHQAGVYAADVVYSGGTEQMVFDLLPNHRIVNYVPSYLTDKIPAAHREPLLTHVIEAYGVFYNSETYPQPPIKTLWELTEPQWKGRFSMKSPAGSLTTLMMLASIVEHSDEMQKAYEQHYGKKLELSSGVENAGYEFLHRLIGNDIVISDNSSKIATAVGLRGQAKPPMAFSVIHYLTKNQSDNYANAVPYDLTPSALFSYPTYVAVAGQAPHSNAAKLFVAFLMGSKDLNGSSELKAPFRSGKSLELLQGMAAFYQVGTFSPRTDVPPPPYSEMWPKARKLTASPEFVRDNIAKISDFWMAETSR, encoded by the coding sequence ATGACACCGACATTCCGCAGCGCTGGAGCCTGGCTCGCGGCTGGCGCCCTGACCCTCGCATTGGCGGCGCCGGCCCTGGCGCAGAAATCCGATCCGAAATGGGATGCCTGGTTGCAGAAGAGCCAACTCGGCCCTTACCAGAAGAACGAGAATTGGGACGAGGTCATCGCCAACGCAAAGAAGGAGGGGGAGGTCGTTGTGTACTCCTCCACCGGTACGATGCTGAAGGTGGCCGAGGATTTCGGGAAATTCTATCCGGACATCAAGGTCAAGGCCTATGATCTTGGCTCTGAGAAGACGATCGAGAAAGTCGTGCGTGAGCATCAGGCCGGTGTGTATGCGGCTGACGTCGTCTACTCGGGTGGCACGGAGCAGATGGTGTTCGATTTGCTTCCCAATCACCGCATCGTCAACTACGTGCCATCCTACCTGACTGACAAGATCCCCGCGGCGCATCGCGAGCCGCTGCTGACGCACGTGATCGAGGCCTACGGCGTCTTCTACAATTCTGAAACATACCCTCAGCCGCCGATCAAGACCCTGTGGGAGCTCACCGAGCCGCAATGGAAGGGCCGCTTCTCCATGAAGTCGCCGGCCGGCTCGCTCACGACGCTGATGATGCTGGCGTCCATCGTCGAGCATTCCGATGAGATGCAAAAGGCCTATGAACAGCACTATGGCAAGAAGCTCGAACTCTCGTCCGGGGTCGAGAACGCCGGCTACGAGTTTCTTCACCGGCTGATCGGAAACGACATCGTCATCTCGGATAACAGCTCGAAGATTGCCACGGCCGTCGGCCTTCGCGGCCAGGCCAAGCCGCCGATGGCATTCTCGGTGATCCACTATCTGACGAAGAACCAGAGCGACAATTACGCGAATGCGGTTCCCTATGATCTGACGCCGTCGGCCCTGTTCTCCTACCCGACCTATGTGGCGGTTGCCGGGCAGGCGCCGCATTCGAATGCCGCGAAACTCTTCGTGGCGTTCCTGATGGGCAGCAAGGATCTGAACGGCAGTTCCGAGCTGAAGGCACCGTTCCGATCGGGCAAGTCTCTGGAGCTCCTGCAGGGCATGGCGGCGTTCTATCAGGTCGGCACCTTCTCGCCACGCACCGACGTTCCGCCGCCACCCTACAGCGAGATGTGGCCCAAGGCCCGGAAGCTCACGGCGTCGCCTGAATTCGTGAGGGACAACATCGCGAAGATCAGCGACTTCTGGATGGCCGAGACAAGCCGCTAA
- a CDS encoding ABC transporter ATP-binding protein, which yields MSEITLRNITKSYGSHLALPSLDLDIPKGSFVTLLGPSGCGKTTTLRVIAGLEQATTGEVVLGGKTVYSSGTGVFVPPERRGLGFIFQSYALWPNMKVDRNITLALSEAKQPKQVIEDRLTEALAKVQLTGLADRYPSELSGGQQQRVAVARLIAARNSILLMDEPLSNLDAKLRTEMRTELKRMHRELQATTVYVTHDQVEALTMSDIVVVMKDGVIQQQGSPYEIYHNPANLFVAEFIGDPRINLFEGILSMNGSDRILRFEDSTIPVPARLQCGDGPVTFAIRPENITIVERQGPFSLPAEVDIVQPTGSQTIISLSVKGQRVTVLIPRFETSLSRKNIWIEFPADQLTFFDKAGNRVPLQQPVLGASHAA from the coding sequence ATGTCTGAAATTACCCTCAGAAACATCACCAAGTCGTACGGAAGCCATCTGGCCCTTCCGAGCCTCGACCTCGACATTCCGAAGGGAAGCTTCGTCACCCTCCTCGGGCCGTCGGGCTGCGGCAAGACCACGACCTTGCGCGTCATCGCCGGCCTCGAACAGGCGACCACCGGCGAGGTCGTACTTGGCGGCAAGACGGTTTACTCCAGCGGGACCGGCGTCTTCGTCCCGCCCGAGCGGCGCGGCCTCGGCTTCATTTTCCAAAGCTATGCGCTTTGGCCGAACATGAAGGTCGACCGGAACATCACCCTGGCGCTCTCGGAGGCGAAGCAGCCGAAGCAGGTGATCGAGGATCGGCTCACCGAAGCACTCGCGAAGGTTCAGCTGACCGGACTTGCCGACCGCTACCCGTCCGAACTGTCGGGGGGGCAGCAGCAGCGCGTCGCCGTGGCGCGCCTGATCGCCGCTCGCAACTCGATCCTGCTCATGGACGAGCCTCTGTCGAACCTCGACGCGAAGCTCAGGACGGAGATGCGGACGGAGCTGAAACGCATGCACCGCGAGCTGCAGGCGACGACGGTCTATGTCACGCACGATCAGGTCGAGGCGTTGACGATGTCGGACATCGTGGTCGTGATGAAGGACGGCGTCATCCAGCAGCAGGGTTCGCCATATGAGATCTATCACAACCCCGCCAATCTCTTCGTCGCCGAGTTCATCGGCGATCCCAGGATCAACCTGTTCGAGGGAATTCTGAGTATGAACGGGAGTGATCGCATCCTGCGCTTCGAGGACAGCACCATTCCCGTTCCAGCGCGTCTGCAATGCGGTGACGGTCCAGTGACGTTCGCGATCCGCCCGGAGAACATCACGATTGTCGAGCGGCAGGGCCCGTTCAGCCTGCCGGCCGAGGTCGACATCGTTCAGCCCACTGGATCGCAGACGATCATTTCGCTCTCGGTCAAAGGGCAGCGGGTGACGGTCCTCATCCCGCGCTTCGAAACATCCCTGTCGAGGAAGAATATCTGGATCGAATTTCCTGCCGACCAGCTCACTTTCTTCGATAAGGCCGGAAACCGAGTCCCGCTGCAACAACCTGTTCTCGGTGCATCCCATGCGGCCTGA
- a CDS encoding protein-tyrosine phosphatase family protein, with protein MATQFNFPRPSMSLVVDDLPPFGVKLYVGDANAASDREMLESNDIAIVVNCAVNLDIDYAAGVGASEIASPHGPVRNYKLGLIDDAGNPDTMLLAGYYLLDGALHQQLPDRYTYPHRRRGNVLLHCRGGRSRSVILAALYIHIQLPDRFPTLDSAIGHLRVTRELHPDEWMETPKPMLIEAARYAAAWIQRIESDKHPAPQAVSSSR; from the coding sequence ATGGCGACCCAATTCAACTTCCCCCGTCCTTCGATGAGCCTGGTCGTCGACGATCTTCCGCCGTTCGGCGTCAAGCTCTATGTCGGGGACGCGAACGCAGCCTCGGACAGGGAGATGCTCGAGAGCAACGACATTGCCATCGTGGTGAATTGTGCCGTCAATCTCGACATCGACTACGCGGCCGGCGTAGGAGCTTCGGAGATCGCGTCGCCCCACGGACCGGTCCGGAACTACAAGCTGGGCCTCATCGACGATGCGGGTAACCCGGACACGATGCTTCTGGCCGGCTATTATCTGCTCGATGGCGCCCTGCACCAGCAACTGCCCGACCGCTACACCTACCCGCATCGACGTCGCGGCAATGTCCTGCTGCACTGCCGCGGCGGTCGCAGCCGGTCCGTAATCCTCGCGGCCTTGTACATCCACATCCAACTTCCCGACCGCTTCCCGACCCTTGATTCAGCCATCGGCCACCTGCGTGTCACGCGCGAACTCCACCCCGATGAATGGATGGAGACGCCGAAGCCGATGCTGATCGAGGCCGCCCGTTACGCTGCTGCGTGGATCCAGCGGATCGAGAGCGACAAGCACCCGGCCCCGCAGGCCGTTTCCTCCAGTCGATAA
- a CDS encoding inositol monophosphatase family protein, translated as MAFSNIARASDTAPLPTAERGDLRFSVACAVAREAGALARRRFNGRPGTTGINLKGHQDYLSAVDAEVETLVRMRLVESFPEDSFFGEEGGGSFDSNVWVVDPIDGTANFVRGIAQFCISIAYVSDGRTQIGIIYDPMHDELFAAERGRGATLNGELIRVSGLADMQSATIEAGWSTRLPLARYVELVDRVLADGAGVRRGGSGALALAYVAAGRIDGYCELHMNSWDALAGLLLIEEAGGWVNDFLASSGLRDGNIVLGCTSGLKDPLVEAMGMA; from the coding sequence ATGGCCTTCTCGAACATTGCCAGGGCTTCAGATACTGCTCCTTTGCCTACGGCAGAGAGGGGCGACCTCAGATTCTCCGTTGCCTGTGCGGTTGCGCGCGAAGCGGGAGCCTTGGCACGTCGCCGTTTCAATGGACGCCCCGGCACGACCGGCATCAATCTCAAGGGACATCAGGACTACCTCTCGGCTGTGGATGCCGAGGTCGAGACTCTGGTTCGGATGCGATTGGTGGAAAGCTTTCCTGAGGACTCTTTCTTCGGCGAGGAGGGGGGAGGGTCGTTCGACAGCAATGTCTGGGTGGTGGATCCTATCGATGGAACTGCGAACTTCGTGCGTGGAATCGCGCAGTTCTGCATCTCCATTGCCTATGTGAGCGATGGCCGGACACAAATCGGGATCATCTACGATCCGATGCACGACGAGCTGTTTGCCGCGGAGCGCGGCCGGGGAGCGACCCTGAACGGTGAGCTGATCCGAGTCAGCGGTTTGGCCGATATGCAATCGGCGACCATCGAGGCGGGCTGGTCCACCCGATTGCCCCTTGCCCGATATGTCGAACTCGTGGACCGGGTTCTGGCGGACGGAGCGGGCGTCCGGCGCGGCGGATCGGGCGCGCTCGCCCTCGCGTATGTGGCGGCCGGCCGGATAGACGGCTATTGCGAACTGCACATGAACTCCTGGGATGCCTTAGCCGGTCTGCTGTTGATCGAGGAGGCCGGAGGATGGGTGAACGATTTCCTCGCCAGCTCGGGGCTGCGGGACGGCAACATCGTGCTCGGCTGCACATCGGGCCTGAAGGATCCTCTCGTCGAAGCAATGGGAATGGCCTGA